In one Brassica oleracea var. oleracea cultivar TO1000 chromosome C9, BOL, whole genome shotgun sequence genomic region, the following are encoded:
- the LOC106317115 gene encoding protein PLANT CADMIUM RESISTANCE 9-like isoform X1 has protein sequence MSEHEGKDVKKVSEGQWTTGLYDCFSEDIPTCCFTWFCPCVAFGRIAEILDKGETGQGLAGLMVVAMSHIGCGWYYASTYRAKLRRQYSLPEEPCSDGAIHFFCCSCALSQEHRELKYRGLDPSLDAAFKNTGLERANNLGRDLEWFKEQGYDIPEPMAHCKTYSRYFKDIAENDPPAFICHFCNIYFAHSAGRRKIGTMVSERIFDNKELEFYK, from the exons ATGTCTGAACATGAAGGAAAAGATGTGAAGAAAGTCAGTGAAGGGCAATGGACCACCGGTTTATACGATTGCTTCTCCGAAGATATCCCTACAT GTTGTTTTACATGGTTTTGTCCTTGCGTTGCATTTGGGAGGATCGCTGAGATTCTTGACAAAGGCGAAACAG GCCAAGGATTAGCTGGATTAATGGTGGTGGCAATGTCTCACATTGGATGTGGATGGTACTATGCTTCAACATACAGAGCCAAATTGAGGCGCCAATACTCCTTGCCCGAGGAGCCTTGCTCCGATGGCGCCATCCATTTCTTCTGCTGTTCATGTGCTCTTTCTCAAGAACACCGCGAACTCAAATATCGAGGTCTTGATCCCTCTCTAG ATGCTGCGTTTAAAAACACGGGATTGGAAAGGGCAAATAATTTGGGCAGAGATTTGGAGTGGTTCAAGGAACAAGGTTACGACATTCCCGAGCCAATGGCTCACTGTAAAACATATTCAAGGTATTTTAAGGATATAGCAGAGAATGATCCTCCAGCATTCATCTGTCACTTCTGCAACATCTACTTTGCACATAGCGCCGGTCGCCGAAAGATTGGGACAATG GTATCAGAGAGGATATTCGACAATAAAGAACTTGAATTCTATAAATAG
- the LOC106317115 gene encoding protein PLANT CADMIUM RESISTANCE 9-like isoform X2 produces the protein MSEHEGKDVKKVSEGQWTTGLYDCFSEDIPTCCFTWFCPCVAFGRIAEILDKGETGQGLAGLMVVAMSHIGCGWYYASTYRAKLRRQYSLPEEPCSDGAIHFFCCSCALSQEHRELKYRGLDPSLGWEGNIEKRTSDTTTPPFVTSSMDR, from the exons ATGTCTGAACATGAAGGAAAAGATGTGAAGAAAGTCAGTGAAGGGCAATGGACCACCGGTTTATACGATTGCTTCTCCGAAGATATCCCTACAT GTTGTTTTACATGGTTTTGTCCTTGCGTTGCATTTGGGAGGATCGCTGAGATTCTTGACAAAGGCGAAACAG GCCAAGGATTAGCTGGATTAATGGTGGTGGCAATGTCTCACATTGGATGTGGATGGTACTATGCTTCAACATACAGAGCCAAATTGAGGCGCCAATACTCCTTGCCCGAGGAGCCTTGCTCCGATGGCGCCATCCATTTCTTCTGCTGTTCATGTGCTCTTTCTCAAGAACACCGCGAACTCAAATATCGAGGTCTTGATCCCTCTCTAG GTTGGGAAGGAAACATTGAGAAACGAACATCGGACACTACTACGCCACCGTTCGTAACGTCAAGCATGGACCGCTGA